A stretch of Roseibium porphyridii DNA encodes these proteins:
- the lpxC gene encoding UDP-3-O-acyl-N-acetylglucosamine deacetylase, producing MTAFVDRQTTLAEQVTLTGIGVHSGKPASITLIPAEAGVGIVFTRTDQDDSVEVPALWDKVSATALCTVLGDPSKDGISTVEHIMAALFGMGVDNLIVEIDGPEMPIMDGSSAVFVEAIEHVGVKRLDRGRRYLKVKKAVRVDTGSAWCELHPYEGTKFDITIDFDTPLIGRQEFCSDMTPDVFRDELSRARTFGNVKDVEQLWKMGFALGSSLENSVAIAEDKVLNPEGTRWPDEFARHKALDAVGDLALAGLPILGLYRSYKGGHKMNHAILVKLFEDPGSFEIVESPAFRQVGQVDNGGLAAAVAFGPDVS from the coding sequence ATGACCGCTTTTGTAGACCGACAGACGACACTTGCAGAACAAGTGACGTTGACCGGTATCGGTGTTCATTCAGGCAAGCCCGCGTCGATCACATTGATACCGGCCGAAGCCGGCGTCGGAATTGTTTTCACCCGTACAGATCAAGATGACAGCGTTGAGGTTCCAGCTCTCTGGGACAAGGTTTCCGCAACTGCCCTATGCACCGTTCTCGGCGATCCTTCCAAAGATGGGATCTCCACGGTTGAGCACATCATGGCCGCGCTTTTCGGCATGGGCGTCGACAATTTGATTGTTGAAATCGACGGCCCGGAAATGCCGATCATGGATGGCAGCAGTGCTGTCTTCGTGGAAGCCATCGAACATGTGGGCGTCAAGCGGCTGGATCGCGGTCGCCGTTACCTGAAGGTCAAGAAGGCCGTTCGGGTCGACACCGGCAGTGCCTGGTGTGAATTGCATCCCTATGAAGGCACGAAGTTCGACATCACCATCGACTTCGACACGCCTTTGATCGGGCGCCAGGAATTTTGTTCCGATATGACCCCGGATGTGTTCCGAGACGAACTGTCACGGGCCCGTACGTTCGGCAATGTCAAGGACGTCGAGCAGCTCTGGAAAATGGGTTTTGCGCTTGGCTCTTCACTGGAAAACTCCGTTGCAATCGCCGAAGACAAGGTTCTGAACCCGGAAGGTACACGCTGGCCCGACGAGTTCGCCCGTCACAAGGCGCTGGATGCGGTTGGTGACCTTGCTCTTGCGGGCTTGCCGATTCTCGGTCTGTACCGCTCCTATAAGGGCGGCCACAAGATGAACCACGCCATTCTGGTCAAATTGTTCGAGGATCCGGGCTCTTTCGAAATTGTGGAGTCACCGGCCTTCAGGCAGGTGGGGCAGGTTGACAATGGCGGATTGGCCGCAGCAGTTGCTTTCGGCCCGGACGTATCCTGA
- a CDS encoding outer membrane protein assembly factor BamD, translated as MQFFLRMSILALPVALVACGGKDDLDELALNDTPPEVLFNEGLALRSQGKLGDSTEKFEELDKLYPYSEYSKKSLVNLAFLNYSRGKYTETVTAAKRFVTLYPGDQDSAYMLYLAGQSYFRQMPDITRDQAVTRKSAAAFNELIQRYPDSEYVPDAEKKLRIVKDQLGGKEMQVGRYYLKKRNYIAAINRFKTVVVEYQTTRHVEEALFRLTEAYYALGVVSEAQTAAAVLGHNYPDTQWYKDAFSLLNKGGYEPSEDSGSWISRAFRSV; from the coding sequence ATGCAATTCTTTCTCAGAATGAGCATACTGGCCTTGCCGGTTGCTTTGGTCGCTTGCGGTGGCAAGGACGACCTTGACGAGCTTGCTCTGAACGACACTCCGCCGGAAGTTCTCTTCAACGAAGGCCTTGCACTTCGCTCTCAAGGAAAGCTTGGCGACTCAACAGAAAAATTTGAGGAGCTGGACAAGCTTTACCCCTATTCCGAATATTCCAAGAAATCGCTGGTGAACCTTGCGTTTCTGAATTATTCGCGCGGCAAGTACACGGAAACAGTTACCGCCGCAAAACGTTTCGTGACACTTTATCCAGGCGATCAGGATTCGGCCTACATGCTCTACCTGGCAGGTCAGAGCTATTTCCGGCAGATGCCCGACATCACGCGCGATCAGGCTGTGACCAGAAAGTCCGCCGCAGCCTTTAACGAACTGATCCAGCGCTATCCTGATTCAGAATATGTTCCGGATGCGGAAAAGAAGCTGCGGATTGTGAAAGACCAGCTCGGCGGCAAGGAAATGCAGGTTGGGCGCTATTATCTGAAAAAGCGCAACTACATTGCTGCCATCAACCGCTTTAAGACAGTCGTCGTGGAGTACCAGACGACCCGGCATGTTGAAGAAGCGCTGTTCCGGCTGACTGAGGCCTATTATGCGCTGGGTGTTGTCAGCGAGGCACAAACGGCCGCCGCTGTTCTGGGTCACAACTACCCGGATACGCAGTGGTACAAGGATGCGTTCTCGCTTCTCAACAAAGGTGGCTATGAGCCGTCTGAAGACAGCGGAAGCTGGATCAGCCGCGCATTCCGCTCGGTCTAG